In Nitrospirota bacterium, the sequence TGGAAGAAATCAGAATAATTTCAAGGCATGGCTCAATACAAGCTGAATCGCGCTTATCAAAATCAACTCCTACAGGTCTTGCGGTCATGAATCTTGAAAAAGGAAAATTTAATCCACTCCTGAATCCTGTACTCAATGGGATATCCAAGACCCCTGAGATTAAAATGTGTGCTATCAGATTCGAAAAAATAAAAGCATCTAAAAAAAGACAAAAAAGAGTTTCAGAGAGTTACGTATGATGATTAAATTGATTCAAATTAGCAGAGTGTCAGTTTATGAATAAGACAATGATGTCAATTCTACAAATTCTGGAGAAGCATCAGGATATTGTCCTTGGTTCTCGAGAAATATCTAAGCAGTTAAAGATACACGGGATAGATTTGGCAGAGAGAACAGTGAGGTATCATCTGAAAATACTTGATGAGAGGGGTTTTACAAAGGTATTTGGCAAGGAAGGAAGAAAGATTACACAAAAAGGAAAACAGGAACTCTCACAGGCTCTCGTTTCCGAAAAGGTGGGATTCATAATAAGTAAAATTGAGAGTCTTTCATATCTTATGAAACTTGATATTGATAGAATGGAAGGTGACATTATTCTGAATGTATCCTTTTTCCCCGAAGAGAGGCTTAAAGAAGCACTAAATATTATGGCACCTGTCTTTTCTTCGTCATATGTAATGTCTGATAGGGTTGTTATTTATAAAGGTGGTGACAAGATTGGTGATATTATTGTGCCGGAAAAACATATAGGATTTGGTACTGTATGCAGTGTAACTATAAACGGCATATTCTTGAAGTCAGGAATTCCTGTAACATCGAAATTCGGAGGTATTTTGCAGATCTATAACGACGAACCACTCAGATTCACTGCACTTATAAGTTATGAAGGTTCTTCACTTGACCCTCTTGAAATTTTCATAAAGAGCAGGATGACCGATGTAGTAAATGCAACAAGAAAATCTAACGGGAATATCCTTGCGAGTTTCAGGGAAATCCCTGTTGTTAGTCTTGAAAAGGCAAAAGAATTAAAAGCATATTTAAAAGAAAAAGGAATCGGCGGGATATTAATTATCGGTAACCCGAATCAGCCTCTACTTGAGATTCCCGTCGGTATGAACAGAGCAGGCATGGTAATTGTAGGAGGTCTTAACCCTATTGCTGCGATTGAAGAGAAAGGAATCCCAACTGTTAGCAAAGCCATGTCTACACTTTATAAATATTCTGATCTTATAAGATTCAAGGAACTTCTTTAACCTATTTTATTAATAGCGAATTCTGTTCCAATGGTAACATTCCTCTTCCTTATCAATTGCGGGATAAACTCCAGGCTGATATAAATATCTTTGCGAGTGAAGCGAAGTAATCTTGCCTTTTTTATAAAGAAATTGCCACAACCTGCAGGCTTGAACTACATACGAGTCAAAGGTTTCTATTCTTTATTAGCAGATTTGGCTTCA encodes:
- a CDS encoding DUF128 domain-containing protein, translating into MNKTMMSILQILEKHQDIVLGSREISKQLKIHGIDLAERTVRYHLKILDERGFTKVFGKEGRKITQKGKQELSQALVSEKVGFIISKIESLSYLMKLDIDRMEGDIILNVSFFPEERLKEALNIMAPVFSSSYVMSDRVVIYKGGDKIGDIIVPEKHIGFGTVCSVTINGIFLKSGIPVTSKFGGILQIYNDEPLRFTALISYEGSSLDPLEIFIKSRMTDVVNATRKSNGNILASFREIPVVSLEKAKELKAYLKEKGIGGILIIGNPNQPLLEIPVGMNRAGMVIVGGLNPIAAIEEKGIPTVSKAMSTLYKYSDLIRFKELL